Within the Solwaraspora sp. WMMA2056 genome, the region CTGCCCGAGTCGCTGGTCGTCCTCGGCGGCGGCGCGATCGGGCTGGAGCTGGCCCAGGTCTTCGCCCGGTTCGGCGTACGGGTGACCATCGTCGAGGCCGGCGAGCGGCTGCTGTCCCGCGAGGAGCCGGAGTCGTCGGCGCTGGCCGCCCGGGTCCTCGGCGACGACGGGGTACGGATCCGGCTCGGCAGCCGTGCCGAGTGGATCGAGCACCGCGACGACACGTTCGCCGTACACCTGTCCCAGGGCGGCCCGGAGAGCGGACAGCGACTGCTGGTCGCCACCGGCCGGCGCAGCGACCTCGGCGACCTCGGCCTCGACACCGTCGGCCTGGACCCGGCCGCCCGGCACCTGCCGGTCGACGAGCGGATGCGCGTCGGCGACGGGATGTGGGCGGTCGGCGACGTCGCCGGCCACGGCGCCTTCACCCACCTGGCCATGTACCAGGCGGACGTGGCGGTCCGCGACATCCTCGACCAGGGCGGGCCGGCCGCCGAGTACCGGGCGGTGCCCCGGGTCACCTTCACCGACCCGGAGATCGGCGCCGTCGGCCTGACCGAGCAGCAGGCCCGCGAGCAGGGCATCGACGTGCGGACCGCGATCACCGACGTCGCGGACTCGTCCCGCGGCTGGATCCACGGGCCGGGCAACGACGGCTTCGTCAAGCTGGTCGCCGACGCCGACCGGGGGGTGCTGGTCGGGGCGACGTCGGCCGGTCCGACCGGCGGCGAGGTGCTCGGCGCGCTCGCCGTCGCCGTCCACGGTGAAGTGCCGCTGACCAGCCTGCGACACATGATCTACGCGTACCCGACCGTGCACCGCGCCATCCAGACCGCCGTAGCGCAACTCACCTGACCACCGACGTACTGCAATCCGGAGCCGGGCAAGGAATGATGGTCGTCCATGAGATACTTCCCGGACGGCTTCCTCTTCGGCGTCGCCACCTCCGGCCACCAGACCGAGGGCGACAACACCAGCAGCGACACCTGGTTCCTGGAGAACATCGCGCCGACGGTCTTCACCGAACGCTCCGGCCGGGCCTGCAACAGTTGGGAACTGTGGCAGGAAGATCTGGATCTGGTGCAGGCAATGGGGCTGGGCGCGTTCCGGTTCTCCATCGAGTGGGCCCGGGTCGAGCCGCAGGAGGGCACGTTCGCCAGCGAAGCGTTGGACCACTACGCGGCGATCGTCGACGGCTGCGCGCAGCGGGGCCTGGCAGCGGTGGTGACGCTCAACCACATGACCTGCCCGCACTGGTTCGCCAAGCGCGGTGGCTGGCTCGACCCGGCCGCACCGGAGCTGTTCGCCCGCTACTGCGACCAGGTGATGCGC harbors:
- a CDS encoding NAD(P)/FAD-dependent oxidoreductase gives rise to the protein MREPEQVDVVVVGLGVGGEEVAGRLGQAGLTVVGVERRLVGGECPYWGCVPSKMMIRAANALAEGRRIDGLAGTASVRPDWTPVARRIRDEATADWTDTAAVDRLTTKGVRVLHGTARLTGPGRVDVDGQSFTARRGVVLATGTVAVVPPIDGLAGTPYWTNKEAIEVTELPESLVVLGGGAIGLELAQVFARFGVRVTIVEAGERLLSREEPESSALAARVLGDDGVRIRLGSRAEWIEHRDDTFAVHLSQGGPESGQRLLVATGRRSDLGDLGLDTVGLDPAARHLPVDERMRVGDGMWAVGDVAGHGAFTHLAMYQADVAVRDILDQGGPAAEYRAVPRVTFTDPEIGAVGLTEQQAREQGIDVRTAITDVADSSRGWIHGPGNDGFVKLVADADRGVLVGATSAGPTGGEVLGALAVAVHGEVPLTSLRHMIYAYPTVHRAIQTAVAQLT